The Fimbriimonas ginsengisoli Gsoil 348 genome window below encodes:
- a CDS encoding DinB family protein: protein MAKLDLLIAALDTGHWELGEGFKGLPDEDVWKRPHPRLLSIGELATHIAYWEDFGLTGGTSGSPFLEQYAKYYTSSVDSPLVLDIGAEALYQEVERIHQVVKASLAAVQPDGEDKNPHREGWSWHQAIEYAVFHVAYHTGQIYSVRHLLGHETVDN, encoded by the coding sequence ATGGCAAAACTCGATCTGCTCATCGCCGCATTAGATACGGGACACTGGGAACTCGGAGAAGGGTTCAAAGGGCTTCCCGATGAGGACGTATGGAAACGCCCGCATCCTCGCCTCTTAAGCATCGGCGAATTGGCGACGCACATCGCCTATTGGGAGGATTTCGGTCTGACCGGCGGCACCAGCGGCAGTCCGTTTTTGGAGCAGTACGCCAAGTACTACACCTCCTCGGTCGACTCCCCTCTCGTGCTCGACATCGGCGCGGAAGCGCTCTATCAAGAGGTGGAGCGGATTCACCAGGTGGTGAAGGCGTCCCTTGCGGCGGTCCAGCCGGACGGCGAAGACAAGAATCCCCATCGCGAGGGCTGGAGTTGGCACCAGGCAATCGAATACGCCGTATTCCACGTCGCTTACCACACGGGCCAAATCTATTCCGTCCGTCACCTTTTGGGTCATGAGACTGTGGATAACTAG
- a CDS encoding GNAT family N-acetyltransferase — MSDFTVKPLDESTWPDFARLIEKHNGVWGGCWCIGFHQKPAGSQNRDLKECRVREGRAHAALVYDGPNAVGWCQFGSTDELPRIKHKRQYESELEKLPDWRITCFFVDKEYRGKGVTSLALAGALEQIAHLGGGVVESYPEDVEGRKTSGAFLYNASLSIFERLGFQKTRRLGMYHWVVTKTVESDPDRFGDKVKPVQR; from the coding sequence ATGTCCGACTTCACCGTGAAGCCGCTCGATGAGAGCACCTGGCCCGACTTTGCCCGGCTGATCGAAAAGCACAATGGCGTTTGGGGCGGCTGCTGGTGCATCGGCTTTCACCAAAAGCCGGCCGGCAGCCAAAACCGTGACCTGAAAGAGTGCCGCGTGCGAGAAGGGCGCGCCCATGCGGCGCTGGTGTACGACGGTCCGAACGCCGTCGGCTGGTGCCAGTTCGGGTCCACCGACGAGCTCCCTCGGATCAAACACAAGCGACAATACGAAAGCGAACTCGAGAAGCTTCCAGACTGGCGGATCACGTGCTTCTTCGTGGACAAAGAGTATCGCGGAAAGGGGGTCACTTCTCTCGCCCTTGCGGGCGCGCTGGAGCAAATTGCACATCTCGGCGGCGGGGTGGTCGAGAGCTATCCGGAAGATGTGGAAGGCCGAAAGACGTCGGGCGCCTTCCTATACAACGCTTCCCTGTCGATCTTCGAGCGCCTCGGTTTCCAGAAAACGCGGCGACTCGGCATGTACCATTGGGTGGTGACGAAGACGGTTGAGAGCGATCCAGACCGGTTTGGAGATAAAGTCAAACCGGTCCAACGATGA
- a CDS encoding DUF1905 domain-containing protein — MILEFGGEAIWWRGPAPFVFVPVPADLSAEIKANSSRFTYGWGVIPAIVQIGDTEYTTSLFPKDGRYLVPVKVAVQKAEGVKVGDFVGIRLELVSASLPKGH, encoded by the coding sequence GTGATCCTGGAATTCGGTGGGGAAGCCATCTGGTGGCGAGGGCCGGCGCCGTTCGTTTTCGTCCCGGTTCCGGCCGATCTCTCGGCGGAGATCAAGGCTAATTCTTCTCGCTTCACCTATGGCTGGGGCGTGATTCCGGCGATCGTGCAAATCGGTGACACGGAGTACACGACCTCGCTTTTTCCGAAGGACGGGCGCTACCTCGTGCCGGTCAAGGTCGCGGTGCAGAAAGCCGAGGGCGTCAAAGTAGGTGACTTTGTCGGGATCCGGCTTGAGCTTGTCTCAGCGTCACTGCCAAAAGGGCACTAA
- a CDS encoding TetR/AcrR family transcriptional regulator, producing MIHVIRKSTQDRPTPRKKEVTHDRIVEVASRAIRRGGYDGTSVADIMKEAGLTHGGFYAHFSSREAMLAEAADRAGAESVAAAASIAAAVPPEQALYAMLSAYLSKEHVLGTEKGCAMAALGSEMPRQAPEVRRAATRRIKEMIDLVARQSPDWGKPGAHERALVTVSAMVGTLVLARAVDDPQLSDALLDAALKQFAPTSD from the coding sequence ATGATACATGTCATACGAAAATCTACTCAAGATCGACCCACTCCTCGTAAGAAGGAGGTCACCCACGACCGTATCGTCGAAGTTGCCTCGCGCGCCATCCGTCGAGGCGGCTACGACGGAACCTCCGTGGCCGACATCATGAAGGAGGCCGGGCTAACTCATGGTGGCTTTTACGCCCACTTTTCTTCTCGTGAAGCGATGCTCGCCGAAGCGGCGGACCGAGCCGGCGCCGAGTCGGTCGCGGCGGCGGCGAGCATCGCCGCCGCGGTGCCGCCGGAGCAGGCGCTCTACGCGATGCTGAGTGCCTACCTTTCCAAGGAGCATGTTCTTGGTACAGAAAAGGGCTGCGCCATGGCCGCTTTGGGCTCGGAAATGCCGCGCCAGGCACCCGAGGTCCGGCGAGCGGCTACCCGGCGCATCAAGGAGATGATCGATCTCGTCGCTCGCCAATCCCCCGATTGGGGCAAACCAGGCGCCCACGAACGGGCACTGGTGACGGTATCGGCCATGGTCGGAACCCTGGTTCTGGCCCGGGCGGTCGACGATCCCCAGCTTTCCGACGCCCTTCTCGATGCCGCCCTGAAGCAGTTCGCCCCCACCAGCGACTGA
- a CDS encoding alpha/beta fold hydrolase, whose translation MMRFKPLLAMVFACSALTGVARADDDVFDSNGVKIRYVTAGEGEAVVLIHGWMGDSSMWGRDAAGNTKLDTTGSKGFQIIALDCRGHGKSDKPHDASKYGAEMAADVVRLLDHLKIKKAHLIGYSMGAFIAGKVAATHPDRVLSVIYGGQAPLIVGVPASGSNEVEVFAKAVEEGKGLGPYLLEVMPPDKPKLTLEQANSIAKYLYGGRDVKAFALAGQSLSDLRVTADDLRKCAAPTLFIYGGNESAHTQESIAAARRVLGRGEVKVIEGGDHITTLAKPAFGASIMAFLRSHMSK comes from the coding sequence ATGATGAGATTCAAGCCTCTGCTGGCGATGGTCTTCGCCTGTTCTGCCCTTACCGGCGTAGCTCGGGCGGACGACGACGTATTCGACTCGAACGGGGTGAAGATTCGGTACGTGACGGCTGGAGAGGGAGAGGCCGTCGTTCTTATCCATGGCTGGATGGGCGACTCCAGTATGTGGGGCCGGGATGCGGCCGGAAACACGAAGCTCGATACCACCGGCTCGAAGGGATTCCAGATAATTGCGCTAGATTGCCGGGGGCATGGGAAGAGCGACAAGCCGCATGACGCGAGCAAGTACGGCGCGGAAATGGCCGCCGACGTGGTGCGCCTGCTCGACCACTTGAAGATCAAAAAGGCGCATCTTATCGGCTACTCGATGGGCGCGTTCATCGCGGGCAAGGTGGCGGCGACCCATCCGGACAGGGTGCTCAGCGTCATCTATGGCGGACAAGCGCCGCTTATCGTCGGAGTTCCCGCATCCGGCTCGAACGAGGTCGAGGTGTTCGCCAAGGCGGTGGAAGAGGGGAAGGGGCTCGGACCGTACCTTCTGGAAGTAATGCCGCCGGACAAGCCCAAGCTGACCTTAGAGCAAGCGAACTCGATCGCGAAGTATCTCTACGGGGGCAGGGACGTAAAGGCGTTCGCCTTGGCCGGCCAGAGCCTCAGCGATCTTCGAGTGACCGCGGACGACCTGAGAAAGTGCGCGGCGCCGACTCTGTTCATCTACGGAGGAAACGAGTCTGCGCACACTCAAGAGAGTATCGCAGCGGCGCGAAGGGTGCTTGGTCGTGGCGAAGTCAAGGTTATCGAGGGGGGCGACCATATAACCACGCTTGCCAAGCCTGCGTTCGGAGCCTCGATCATGGCGTTCCTTCGTTCTCATATGTCGAAGTAG
- a CDS encoding NADP-dependent oxidoreductase has protein sequence MKAFIVDRYNSRDGGRIGEMPEPELLENDVLVEVRAAGINLLDSKIRKGEFKLILPYRLPLILGNDLAGVVLRVGSRVKRFKPGDEVYSRPNKDRIGSFAERIAVDEADLAMKPKAFTMEEAASLPLVALTAWQALIERAGLQKGQKVFIQAGSGGVGSIAIQLAKHLGATVATTTSTANIEWVKSLGADVVIDYKKDDFENVLHDYDVVLDSLGGKTLAKSLRVLKPGGKLIGIAGPPDPAFAKELGANGFVRMVMALLSFGIRKQAKARDVTYSFLFMRADGDQLGKITSLADSGKIRPILDRTYPFDAVKEALTYVESGRAKGKVVLLLKKGEPTSTYENEGTP, from the coding sequence ATGAAGGCTTTCATCGTTGACCGTTACAACAGCCGCGATGGCGGACGGATCGGCGAAATGCCGGAGCCGGAATTGCTCGAGAACGACGTGTTGGTAGAGGTCCGCGCCGCAGGTATCAACCTTCTCGATTCGAAGATCAGAAAGGGTGAATTCAAGCTGATCCTTCCTTACCGCCTCCCGCTCATCCTCGGGAACGACTTGGCCGGAGTCGTGCTCCGTGTTGGATCCCGCGTCAAGCGCTTCAAACCCGGCGACGAGGTTTATTCCCGACCAAACAAAGACCGCATTGGAAGTTTCGCGGAACGGATAGCGGTGGATGAGGCGGACCTGGCTATGAAGCCTAAAGCGTTCACGATGGAAGAAGCCGCCTCTCTCCCTCTGGTCGCCCTAACCGCCTGGCAAGCGCTGATCGAGCGAGCGGGCCTGCAGAAGGGGCAGAAGGTTTTCATCCAAGCGGGTTCCGGAGGTGTGGGAAGCATCGCAATTCAACTTGCCAAACACCTAGGCGCGACCGTTGCCACGACGACGAGCACCGCGAACATCGAATGGGTAAAGAGCCTTGGCGCCGACGTAGTCATCGATTACAAGAAGGACGACTTCGAAAATGTCCTACACGACTACGATGTCGTATTGGATAGCCTCGGCGGGAAGACCCTCGCAAAGTCTTTACGAGTCTTAAAGCCGGGTGGCAAGCTCATCGGGATAGCCGGTCCGCCCGATCCGGCCTTCGCCAAAGAGCTTGGAGCAAATGGATTCGTGAGGATGGTCATGGCCCTTCTGAGCTTCGGAATTCGGAAGCAGGCAAAGGCTCGTGACGTGACCTACTCGTTCCTATTCATGAGAGCGGACGGCGATCAGTTAGGCAAGATCACGTCGCTTGCCGATTCTGGAAAAATACGACCGATTCTCGACCGAACCTACCCATTCGACGCGGTCAAGGAAGCTCTGACTTACGTCGAGAGTGGACGCGCAAAGGGCAAGGTTGTCCTCCTCCTGAAAAAAGGCGAGCCTACTTCGACATATGAGAACGAAGGAACGCCATGA
- a CDS encoding alpha/beta hydrolase, producing the protein MTRLRPAIALLCLCLIGCKGADPEPPISGPKMDAPLPRVVSFTNEDGRQLSMDLYEPAAEKSVHRIVLLIHGGGWVGGHRSQMSEIGRSLAKAGFLAASTDYTLANAAAWPTELRDVQAAVRYLRSHASELKADPKWIGAAGVSAGGHLSLWLGSVDKPIGGVSSRVQTVVSISGIHDLNSPLTAAGEQYGIVPALMHEKGRPDRSARRQASPIEAASKATAPTFFVQGKADPLVPASQSEDAAKRLTALGVENRVLMVEGMRHGLNLFAPPEQAAMDEIVTWLKGHLGPVR; encoded by the coding sequence ATGACTCGCTTGCGCCCTGCTATCGCTCTGCTCTGCCTATGTCTTATCGGGTGTAAGGGCGCCGACCCGGAGCCGCCGATTTCTGGCCCGAAGATGGATGCCCCGCTTCCGAGGGTCGTAAGCTTTACAAACGAGGACGGGCGGCAGCTGTCAATGGATTTGTACGAGCCCGCCGCCGAAAAGTCGGTCCACCGCATCGTCTTGCTCATCCATGGCGGCGGGTGGGTCGGAGGGCATCGTTCGCAAATGTCCGAGATCGGCCGGAGCTTGGCGAAAGCGGGATTCCTAGCCGCCTCCACCGACTACACCCTGGCCAACGCCGCAGCTTGGCCAACCGAGCTCCGCGACGTGCAGGCCGCGGTCCGCTACCTAAGGTCCCATGCAAGCGAGTTGAAAGCCGATCCGAAATGGATTGGCGCGGCCGGCGTAAGCGCCGGCGGCCACCTCTCGCTTTGGCTCGGCTCAGTGGATAAGCCGATCGGCGGAGTCTCCAGCCGGGTGCAGACGGTCGTCAGTATTTCCGGGATCCACGACCTCAATTCGCCACTAACCGCCGCCGGAGAACAATACGGAATCGTTCCTGCCCTCATGCACGAAAAGGGCCGGCCGGATAGGAGCGCCCGGAGACAGGCGAGTCCAATCGAAGCGGCCAGCAAGGCAACCGCGCCCACTTTCTTCGTTCAAGGGAAGGCCGACCCGCTCGTTCCGGCCAGCCAATCCGAGGATGCCGCGAAGAGACTGACGGCGCTGGGGGTAGAAAACCGGGTGCTGATGGTGGAAGGGATGCGACACGGACTTAATCTTTTTGCACCGCCCGAGCAGGCGGCGATGGACGAAATCGTGACCTGGCTTAAGGGACACCTCGGCCCGGTCCGGTAG
- a CDS encoding sugar phosphate isomerase/epimerase family protein, which translates to MNISIASFSFHGAIATGTVDVFTYLEACRYRYHLDTADIWNGLLGADVEVQLDEARLKKVRQAMDERDLVCVNYHADGCHPWEDDPDARERHRALALRHLKAAEILGAKTVRIDTGGRDREWTGEQFDAIVKAFREFAEIGASSGFRVGPETHWGATNYPDNMLKLHAAVASPAYGILLHLGKDTWTSPDDYDRALAPIAIHTHVDQKTCYERLDSALAILMESGYQGALGVEHHSGKNEFSEVEAQVGLVRRALAHARAGRPDGYQGNPLLDPASERSHNK; encoded by the coding sequence ATGAACATCAGCATTGCCTCCTTTTCGTTCCACGGCGCCATCGCCACGGGAACCGTCGACGTCTTCACCTACCTCGAGGCGTGCCGCTACCGCTATCACCTCGACACCGCCGACATCTGGAACGGCTTGCTCGGAGCGGATGTGGAAGTGCAACTGGACGAGGCGAGGTTGAAGAAGGTTCGGCAAGCCATGGATGAGCGAGACCTCGTCTGCGTGAACTACCACGCGGACGGCTGCCACCCTTGGGAAGACGATCCCGACGCGCGCGAGCGACATCGGGCCTTGGCCCTGCGACACCTGAAGGCGGCCGAGATTCTAGGCGCCAAAACGGTGCGTATCGACACCGGCGGCCGCGATCGGGAGTGGACCGGGGAGCAGTTCGACGCGATCGTTAAAGCGTTCCGCGAGTTCGCTGAGATCGGCGCGTCCTCCGGCTTCCGAGTCGGCCCAGAGACCCACTGGGGAGCGACCAACTATCCGGACAACATGCTGAAGCTGCACGCCGCCGTCGCCTCACCCGCCTACGGCATCCTCCTGCACCTGGGCAAAGACACCTGGACGAGTCCCGACGACTACGACCGCGCCCTCGCCCCGATCGCCATCCACACCCACGTCGACCAAAAGACCTGCTACGAACGCCTCGATTCCGCTTTGGCGATCCTCATGGAGTCGGGCTACCAAGGCGCGCTCGGAGTCGAGCACCACTCGGGCAAGAACGAGTTCAGCGAAGTCGAGGCGCAGGTCGGCCTCGTGCGACGTGCGCTCGCCCACGCCCGAGCCGGCCGTCCGGACGGCTACCAGGGCAACCCTCTGCTCGACCCAGCGAGCGAACGTTCGCACAACAAGTAG
- a CDS encoding oxidoreductase, protein MKTKIALVTGASSGIGAATAERLVAAGYKVYGTSRRGAQGGADQASRRSFELLPLDVTNDESAKAVVDQVIRLEGRIDLLVNNAGFGVASAGAEESSMDQAHAIFDTNFFGTVRMIRAVLPHMRRRGYGRIVNIGSVFGFLPMPYMALYAATKHAVEGYSESLDHELRTKGIRVSIIEPANTKTGFDANSLQPDSPLAEYRDAREAVGKTMKEMVDGGDAPSIVADAVLKAALAAHPKVRYTAGRRAGLLKILRRFAPAGMMDSGLRKQLRLDTSTTPTSATPALQK, encoded by the coding sequence ATGAAAACTAAGATTGCACTGGTTACCGGCGCTTCATCAGGGATCGGCGCGGCTACGGCGGAGCGGCTTGTCGCCGCGGGATATAAGGTCTACGGAACCAGCCGGCGAGGCGCCCAAGGAGGAGCGGACCAAGCAAGCCGACGATCGTTCGAACTGCTTCCCCTCGACGTGACCAACGACGAATCGGCCAAAGCCGTGGTCGACCAAGTTATCCGGTTGGAGGGCCGCATCGATTTGCTGGTGAACAACGCCGGTTTCGGCGTCGCTTCTGCCGGCGCGGAAGAGAGCTCGATGGACCAGGCGCATGCGATCTTCGATACGAATTTTTTCGGTACGGTTCGGATGATCCGCGCGGTGCTCCCTCACATGCGACGCCGGGGATACGGACGCATCGTCAACATCGGCTCCGTGTTCGGATTCCTTCCGATGCCGTACATGGCACTTTACGCGGCAACCAAGCACGCAGTCGAGGGATACTCGGAATCGCTCGATCACGAGCTACGCACGAAGGGGATACGAGTCTCGATCATCGAGCCGGCAAATACAAAGACTGGATTCGACGCGAACTCCCTGCAGCCCGATTCTCCCCTCGCGGAGTACCGCGACGCTCGTGAGGCCGTCGGCAAGACGATGAAGGAGATGGTCGATGGCGGAGACGCGCCCAGTATCGTCGCCGACGCCGTGCTGAAGGCGGCACTCGCTGCTCACCCCAAAGTACGGTATACGGCCGGCCGGCGCGCCGGTCTCCTGAAAATACTCCGTCGATTTGCGCCCGCCGGAATGATGGACTCCGGCCTCCGCAAACAACTCCGGCTCGATACTTCAACTACCCCCACCTCTGCCACCCCGGCTTTGCAGAAGTAG
- the carB gene encoding carbamoyl-phosphate synthase large subunit, with translation MKVLVIGSGPIVIGQAAEFDYAGTQACKSLREEGHQVVLINSNPATIMTDPGVADFLYIEPLNVDFCERVIARERPDALLPTLGGQTGLNLATQLADEGILEKYNVKVLGTPLSAIKKAEDRESFRSLMREIKEPVPESWIIQSEAELEAVLDVVPYPCIIRPAYTLGGTGGGIANDRTELWETGRKGLKLSMRSQIMVERSLLGWKEVEYEVMRDSNGNCITVCNMENLDPMGVHTGDSIVIAPSQTLSDIEYHMLRTASLKIIQALGIEGGCNVQLAFNPDSFDYYIIEVNPRVSRSSALASKATGYPIARVAAKIAVGKTLDEIENQVTGTTKACFEPALDYVVVKIPRWPFDKFATADRSLFTQMKATGEVMAIDRSFEAAFMKAIRGLEIKQKDLRHPKMQALPDEELRFAIRKPTDERLWALAEGLRRGYGVDEVNRLSRVDKWFLRKIDHLLAVEKRLVQTRDALGEGENLGGLIEEAFLIGFPSPSILELLGANSAMLRAYHRVCAESNRWVAEHKDREDFKTRFLDLYPLTSETEPDLSKAGKQLQVALDEAGAPKRDDFPTEMEFIHAASRWSKYIFQVLREIERQKVMPVFKMVDTCAGEFESHTPYYYGTFEQEDDAVPA, from the coding sequence ATGAAGGTCCTTGTCATTGGCTCCGGCCCCATCGTCATCGGTCAGGCGGCCGAGTTCGACTACGCGGGCACCCAGGCCTGTAAAAGCCTGAGAGAGGAGGGCCATCAAGTGGTCCTGATCAACTCCAACCCCGCGACGATCATGACCGATCCGGGCGTCGCCGACTTCCTCTACATCGAGCCGTTGAACGTCGATTTCTGCGAGCGGGTCATCGCCCGCGAGCGCCCGGACGCCCTGCTTCCCACCCTCGGCGGCCAAACCGGACTCAACCTCGCCACCCAGCTTGCCGACGAGGGGATTCTCGAAAAATACAACGTCAAAGTGCTCGGAACGCCACTTAGCGCGATTAAGAAGGCGGAAGACCGCGAAAGCTTTCGGTCCCTGATGCGCGAGATTAAGGAGCCGGTACCCGAGAGCTGGATCATCCAGAGCGAGGCGGAGCTCGAAGCCGTTCTAGACGTCGTTCCCTACCCTTGCATCATCCGTCCCGCCTACACCCTGGGCGGCACCGGAGGCGGAATCGCCAACGATCGAACCGAGCTGTGGGAGACCGGACGCAAGGGGCTCAAGCTATCGATGCGCTCCCAGATCATGGTCGAGCGATCGCTGCTCGGCTGGAAAGAGGTCGAGTACGAGGTGATGCGCGACTCCAACGGAAACTGCATCACCGTCTGCAACATGGAAAACCTCGATCCGATGGGGGTCCACACCGGCGACTCCATCGTGATTGCCCCCTCCCAAACGCTCAGCGACATCGAGTACCACATGCTGCGCACGGCGTCGCTGAAGATCATTCAGGCGCTGGGAATCGAAGGGGGATGCAACGTGCAGCTCGCCTTCAACCCCGACAGCTTCGACTACTACATCATCGAAGTCAACCCGCGCGTGTCACGCTCGTCCGCCCTCGCCTCCAAGGCGACCGGATATCCGATCGCCCGAGTGGCAGCGAAGATCGCGGTCGGCAAAACGCTCGACGAGATCGAAAACCAGGTTACGGGTACCACCAAGGCCTGCTTCGAACCGGCTCTCGACTACGTCGTGGTCAAAATTCCACGATGGCCATTCGACAAGTTTGCCACTGCCGATCGATCGCTCTTCACCCAGATGAAGGCGACTGGCGAAGTGATGGCGATCGATCGCTCCTTCGAAGCGGCCTTTATGAAGGCGATCCGCGGATTGGAGATCAAGCAAAAGGATCTGCGCCATCCGAAAATGCAAGCCCTCCCCGATGAGGAGCTTCGCTTCGCCATCCGAAAGCCGACCGACGAGCGCCTATGGGCACTCGCGGAGGGTTTGCGCCGCGGATACGGCGTCGACGAGGTCAACCGGCTAAGCCGGGTCGACAAGTGGTTCCTTCGCAAAATCGACCACCTTCTGGCGGTTGAAAAGCGGCTGGTTCAAACCCGCGACGCTTTGGGCGAAGGTGAGAATCTTGGCGGGTTGATCGAAGAGGCATTCCTCATCGGCTTCCCTTCCCCCTCCATCTTGGAACTGCTCGGCGCGAACTCGGCGATGCTAAGGGCCTACCACCGAGTCTGCGCCGAATCGAATCGCTGGGTCGCCGAGCACAAGGACCGAGAAGACTTTAAGACGCGTTTCCTGGATCTCTACCCGCTCACGAGCGAGACGGAGCCCGATCTATCGAAGGCCGGAAAGCAACTGCAGGTGGCCCTCGACGAAGCCGGGGCTCCGAAGCGCGATGACTTCCCCACCGAAATGGAGTTCATCCATGCCGCCTCCCGGTGGAGCAAATACATCTTCCAGGTACTTCGAGAGATCGAGCGCCAAAAGGTGATGCCGGTCTTCAAGATGGTCGACACCTGCGCGGGCGAGTTCGAAAGCCACACCCCGTACTACTACGGCACATTCGAGCAGGAAGACGACGCCGTCCCCGCCTAG